In one Myxocyprinus asiaticus isolate MX2 ecotype Aquarium Trade chromosome 1, UBuf_Myxa_2, whole genome shotgun sequence genomic region, the following are encoded:
- the LOC127446622 gene encoding malignant fibrous histiocytoma-amplified sequence 1-like isoform X1 → MPNLNGRQNGTKEDFAEKKLKALPTELLQRGKEAVKVDLQRNRLKQITGISQMSNLTELNLSRNEMTDFPLEIQELRQLVKLYMNQNSLKTIPENVFPSLKRLQFLKLSTNRLGKLPQDINKCQNLTYLNLSNNCLRNLEPLVGLPCLKELYVERNQLAELPDMLFQNNCLTQFKANGNPLRKPPEEVCAGGLRDIQIYFTMLEENSLDLYTVKTMFLGSSMAGKSTLCRSLKQGCPVPVAEADRTIGIEITEVESDGVRFLFWDFAGQEEYYITHHVFITAQAFVILAIDLASYQIKDPQSFNEKVGFWIKNIQLKIPDSVVLLVGTHVDQCTNEAEVKEKQKHIEEKVEEMLQRHKFNLNQRRKNLQDKEDPSLYSDQIDQIKRLTEYKLKVLDLVPIDCTKPVDICKLHTNIKNEILNKDTFPYIEQTLPRCYREVETDIQELLKNGDIPQHGIVTQEDLLYELQNRHGALDHDKLKLILQYLHRIGVIIWYKEITELTDSLFVKPSFLISLFKTIVRHDLVEELNAISSVLLKSENALSKHKKRWIRDYEDRATLSNVAIRILVRSEFLKLGFTDEEFIEEMVGSKKREGNILLLLKHFDVCLPCKHNSSLNPKANEFHPEKKWVASDPIVYEPAAWLFPSYLTNNELVQQNWGEDIPEDLNIHVYFLPEIPHGFFHRLVIRICTLYSQYWIGKDQCLFCCGNKRVLLREHCNEEDQFIEIRCKDSDLKTSTDIQKAWQVIKVIMQRLNILTEQWQGLCLFVHSPCKDPGCSEYFEWNDWQDWLEDSETDMFNVGLEEKHTCRNGHRRRTELLFPRTPDA, encoded by the exons ATGCCCAATTTAAATG GCAGACAAAATGGCACAAAGGAAGATTTCGCTGAAAAGAAACTTAAAGCACTTCCGACTGAGCTCCTCCAGAGAGGTAAAGAAGCAGTCAAGGTTGACCTACAACGCAATAGACTCAAACAAATCACTGGTATCTCTCAAATGTCAAACCTGACAGAGCTCAACTTAAGCAGGAATGAGATGACTGATTTTCCCTTGGAGATTCAGGAGTTACGCCAGTTGGTGAAACTTTATATgaatcagaacagtttgaaaaccaTTCCAGAAAATGTTTTCCCATCCTTAAAAAGACTACAGTTCCTAAAGTTGAGCACTAATCGGCTTGGAAAGCTACCCCAAGACATAAACAAGTGCCAGAATCTCACCTATTTGAACCTGTCCAACAACTGCCTGAGGAATCTGGAACCTCTTGTGGGTCTTCCTTGCCTTAAAGAACTCTATGTGGAGAGGAACCAGTTAGCTGAGCTACCAGATATGCTCTTTCAGAACAACTGCTTAACTCAGTTCAAAGCCAATGGCAACCCTCTTAGAAAGCCTCCTGAGGAGGTCTGTGCTGGGGGATTGAGAGATATCCAGATTTACTTTACAATGCTAGAGGAAAACTCTTTAGACCTTTATACTGTAAAGACCATGTTTCTGGGGTCCTCCATGGCGGGGAAATCCACTCTGTGCCGCAGTCTAAAGCAGGGTTGCCCTGTACCTGTGGCAGAGGCTGATCGTACTATAGGAATTGAAATCACTGAAGTTGAAAGTGATGGTGTCCGTTTTTTATTTTGGGACTTTGCTGGACAAGAGGAATACTATATCACCCACCATGTATTTATAACAGCTCAAGCCTTTGTCATACTTGCCATCGATCTTGCCAG ttaccAGATTAAGGATCCCCAATCTTTCAATGAGAAAGTAGGCTTCTGGATCAAAAATATTCAGCTTAAGATACCAGACTCAGTGGTCCTTTTGGTGGGGACTCATGTTGACCAGTGCACCAATGAGGCTGAAgtgaaagaaaagcaaaaacacatTGAAGAGAAGGTGGAGGAAATGCTGCAAAGgcataaatttaatttaaaccagcGGAGAAAGAACCTCCAAGATAAGGAGGACCCATCTCTGTACTCTGACCAGATAGATCAGATTAAAAGACTTACTGAGTACAAACTAAAG GTCCTTGATCTTGTACCTATAGACTGCACAAAACCAGTGGACATTTGCAAATTGCACACTAACATAAAAAATGAGATCTTGAATAAAGATACATTCCCTTACATAGAACAGACATTACCTAGATGCTACCGTGAGGTGGAAACTGATATCCAAGAACTTCTGAAAAATGGTGACATTCCTCAGCATG GAATTGTCACTCAAGAGGATCTGCTGTATGAACTGCAGAATAGACATGGTGCACTGGACCATGACAAATTGAAGTTAATTCTACAGTATCTTCACCGAATTGGGGTCATTATATGGTACAAGGAAATCACAGAATTGACGGATTCTTTGTTTGTTAAACCATCATTCCTCATCTCATTGTTTAAG ACCATTGTGAGGCATGACCTAGTTGAGGAACTGAATGCTATTTCCTCTGTACTGCTGAAGTCAGAAAATGCACTTTCGAAACACAAGAAGAGATGGATCAGAGACTATGAAGACAGAGCAACTTTGAGCAATGTGGCTATTAGGATCCTGGTTCGCAGTGAGTTCCTAAAGTTAGGCTTTACTGATGAAGAATTCATTGAGGAGATGGTTGGATCCAAAAAGAGGGAAGGAAATATCCTTTTGTTGCTGAAACACTTTGACGTTTGTTTGCCATGCAAACATAACAGTTCTCTCAATCCAAAAGCTAATGAATTCCATCCAGAGAAAAAATGGGTGGCCTCAGATCCCATTGTGTATGAGCCAGCTGCTTGGCTGTTCCCAAGTTACCTTACAAACAATGAGCTGGTACAGCAAAATTGGGGAGAAGACATTCCAGAGGACCTTAACATTCATGTTTATTTCCTACCTGAGATACCACATGGCTTCTTCCACAG GCTAGTCATTAGGATATGCACCTTGTACTCTCAGTACTGGATTGGAAAAGACCAGTGTCTGTTCTGTTGTGGCAACAAACGTGTTCTGCTCAGAGAACACTGTAATGAAGAAGACCAGTTCATTGAGATCCGCTGCAAAGACAGTGATC TTAAAACCTCAACAGACATCCAGAAAGCATGGCAAGTGATAAAGGTGATCATGCAACGACTGAACATACTCACAGAGCAGTGGCAAGGGCTGTGCCTGTTTGTCCACAGTCCCTGCAAGGATCCTGGCTGCTCAGAATACTTTGAATGGAATGACTGGCAAGACTGGTTAGAGGATTCTGAGACAGACATGTTTAATGT
- the LOC127446622 gene encoding malignant fibrous histiocytoma-amplified sequence 1-like isoform X2, producing MSNLTELNLSRNEMTDFPLEIQELRQLVKLYMNQNSLKTIPENVFPSLKRLQFLKLSTNRLGKLPQDINKCQNLTYLNLSNNCLRNLEPLVGLPCLKELYVERNQLAELPDMLFQNNCLTQFKANGNPLRKPPEEVCAGGLRDIQIYFTMLEENSLDLYTVKTMFLGSSMAGKSTLCRSLKQGCPVPVAEADRTIGIEITEVESDGVRFLFWDFAGQEEYYITHHVFITAQAFVILAIDLASYQIKDPQSFNEKVGFWIKNIQLKIPDSVVLLVGTHVDQCTNEAEVKEKQKHIEEKVEEMLQRHKFNLNQRRKNLQDKEDPSLYSDQIDQIKRLTEYKLKVLDLVPIDCTKPVDICKLHTNIKNEILNKDTFPYIEQTLPRCYREVETDIQELLKNGDIPQHGIVTQEDLLYELQNRHGALDHDKLKLILQYLHRIGVIIWYKEITELTDSLFVKPSFLISLFKTIVRHDLVEELNAISSVLLKSENALSKHKKRWIRDYEDRATLSNVAIRILVRSEFLKLGFTDEEFIEEMVGSKKREGNILLLLKHFDVCLPCKHNSSLNPKANEFHPEKKWVASDPIVYEPAAWLFPSYLTNNELVQQNWGEDIPEDLNIHVYFLPEIPHGFFHRLVIRICTLYSQYWIGKDQCLFCCGNKRVLLREHCNEEDQFIEIRCKDSDLKTSTDIQKAWQVIKVIMQRLNILTEQWQGLCLFVHSPCKDPGCSEYFEWNDWQDWLEDSETDMFNVGLEEKHTCRNGHRRRTELLFPRTPDA from the exons ATGTCAAACCTGACAGAGCTCAACTTAAGCAGGAATGAGATGACTGATTTTCCCTTGGAGATTCAGGAGTTACGCCAGTTGGTGAAACTTTATATgaatcagaacagtttgaaaaccaTTCCAGAAAATGTTTTCCCATCCTTAAAAAGACTACAGTTCCTAAAGTTGAGCACTAATCGGCTTGGAAAGCTACCCCAAGACATAAACAAGTGCCAGAATCTCACCTATTTGAACCTGTCCAACAACTGCCTGAGGAATCTGGAACCTCTTGTGGGTCTTCCTTGCCTTAAAGAACTCTATGTGGAGAGGAACCAGTTAGCTGAGCTACCAGATATGCTCTTTCAGAACAACTGCTTAACTCAGTTCAAAGCCAATGGCAACCCTCTTAGAAAGCCTCCTGAGGAGGTCTGTGCTGGGGGATTGAGAGATATCCAGATTTACTTTACAATGCTAGAGGAAAACTCTTTAGACCTTTATACTGTAAAGACCATGTTTCTGGGGTCCTCCATGGCGGGGAAATCCACTCTGTGCCGCAGTCTAAAGCAGGGTTGCCCTGTACCTGTGGCAGAGGCTGATCGTACTATAGGAATTGAAATCACTGAAGTTGAAAGTGATGGTGTCCGTTTTTTATTTTGGGACTTTGCTGGACAAGAGGAATACTATATCACCCACCATGTATTTATAACAGCTCAAGCCTTTGTCATACTTGCCATCGATCTTGCCAG ttaccAGATTAAGGATCCCCAATCTTTCAATGAGAAAGTAGGCTTCTGGATCAAAAATATTCAGCTTAAGATACCAGACTCAGTGGTCCTTTTGGTGGGGACTCATGTTGACCAGTGCACCAATGAGGCTGAAgtgaaagaaaagcaaaaacacatTGAAGAGAAGGTGGAGGAAATGCTGCAAAGgcataaatttaatttaaaccagcGGAGAAAGAACCTCCAAGATAAGGAGGACCCATCTCTGTACTCTGACCAGATAGATCAGATTAAAAGACTTACTGAGTACAAACTAAAG GTCCTTGATCTTGTACCTATAGACTGCACAAAACCAGTGGACATTTGCAAATTGCACACTAACATAAAAAATGAGATCTTGAATAAAGATACATTCCCTTACATAGAACAGACATTACCTAGATGCTACCGTGAGGTGGAAACTGATATCCAAGAACTTCTGAAAAATGGTGACATTCCTCAGCATG GAATTGTCACTCAAGAGGATCTGCTGTATGAACTGCAGAATAGACATGGTGCACTGGACCATGACAAATTGAAGTTAATTCTACAGTATCTTCACCGAATTGGGGTCATTATATGGTACAAGGAAATCACAGAATTGACGGATTCTTTGTTTGTTAAACCATCATTCCTCATCTCATTGTTTAAG ACCATTGTGAGGCATGACCTAGTTGAGGAACTGAATGCTATTTCCTCTGTACTGCTGAAGTCAGAAAATGCACTTTCGAAACACAAGAAGAGATGGATCAGAGACTATGAAGACAGAGCAACTTTGAGCAATGTGGCTATTAGGATCCTGGTTCGCAGTGAGTTCCTAAAGTTAGGCTTTACTGATGAAGAATTCATTGAGGAGATGGTTGGATCCAAAAAGAGGGAAGGAAATATCCTTTTGTTGCTGAAACACTTTGACGTTTGTTTGCCATGCAAACATAACAGTTCTCTCAATCCAAAAGCTAATGAATTCCATCCAGAGAAAAAATGGGTGGCCTCAGATCCCATTGTGTATGAGCCAGCTGCTTGGCTGTTCCCAAGTTACCTTACAAACAATGAGCTGGTACAGCAAAATTGGGGAGAAGACATTCCAGAGGACCTTAACATTCATGTTTATTTCCTACCTGAGATACCACATGGCTTCTTCCACAG GCTAGTCATTAGGATATGCACCTTGTACTCTCAGTACTGGATTGGAAAAGACCAGTGTCTGTTCTGTTGTGGCAACAAACGTGTTCTGCTCAGAGAACACTGTAATGAAGAAGACCAGTTCATTGAGATCCGCTGCAAAGACAGTGATC TTAAAACCTCAACAGACATCCAGAAAGCATGGCAAGTGATAAAGGTGATCATGCAACGACTGAACATACTCACAGAGCAGTGGCAAGGGCTGTGCCTGTTTGTCCACAGTCCCTGCAAGGATCCTGGCTGCTCAGAATACTTTGAATGGAATGACTGGCAAGACTGGTTAGAGGATTCTGAGACAGACATGTTTAATGT